From one Streptomyces chromofuscus genomic stretch:
- a CDS encoding TIGR02234 family membrane protein, protein MEYVTAAPHPRPEASGPARAGRLSLALALLSGALGAALALLATRQQWSEGTATVAGGSFPLTAMGSDVTGVPAALAIVGLAALVAVFAVRRAGRLIVAGLLTLCGAGTVAAALAGASDSSALDEKAAQASGDTSATVAALTHTPWPYAAAVGGALILLAGLLALRYGHLWPAMSGRYERGGAPRARRSAAAVDPDRPEDLWKALDRGEDPTGTGPA, encoded by the coding sequence GTGGAGTACGTGACTGCTGCTCCTCACCCCCGTCCCGAAGCCTCCGGACCCGCGCGCGCCGGACGCCTGAGTCTCGCCCTGGCCCTGCTCAGCGGTGCGCTCGGCGCGGCCCTGGCGTTGCTGGCCACCCGTCAGCAGTGGTCGGAGGGCACCGCGACGGTGGCCGGCGGCTCCTTCCCGCTGACCGCCATGGGCAGTGACGTCACCGGCGTCCCCGCCGCCCTCGCCATAGTGGGTTTGGCCGCGCTCGTCGCCGTCTTCGCCGTGCGCCGGGCCGGCCGGCTCATCGTGGCCGGGCTGCTCACGCTGTGCGGTGCCGGCACCGTCGCCGCGGCCCTGGCCGGCGCCTCCGACAGCTCCGCGCTCGACGAGAAGGCCGCGCAGGCCTCCGGCGACACCTCCGCCACCGTGGCCGCCCTCACCCACACCCCGTGGCCGTACGCCGCGGCCGTGGGCGGCGCCCTCATCCTGCTGGCCGGGCTGCTCGCCCTGCGCTACGGCCACCTGTGGCCCGCGATGTCCGGCCGCTACGAGCGCGGCGGCGCCCCCCGCGCCCGCCGCAGCGCCGCGGCCGTGGACCCCGACCGGCCCGAGGACCTCTGGAAGGCCCTGGACCGCGGCGAGGACCCGACCGGGACCGGCCCGGCGTAG
- a CDS encoding anthranilate synthase component I, with translation MDLETFRKLATDRRVIPVTRKLLADGDTPVGLYRKLAAERPGTFLLESAENGRSWSRYSFVGVRSAATLTERDGRAHWLGEPPVGVPVDGDPLAALRATIEALHTPHQDGMPPFTGGMVGYLGYDIVRRLEKIGPGERDDLRLPELTMLLTSDLAVMDHWEGSVLLIANAINHNDLDTGVDEAYADAVARLDAMEADLTRAVAQPPAVLPPSELPEYSALWGGADFQAAVEDIKERIRAGEAFQVVPSQRFETPCTASALDVYRVLRATNPSPYMYLLRFDGFDVVGSSPEALVKVEDGQAMVHPIAGTRPRGATPQEDQTLAEELLADPKERAEHLMLVDLGRNDLGRVCEPGSVEVVDFMSVERYSHVMHIVSTVTGRVAAGRTAFDVLTACFPAGTLSGAPKPRAMQIIDELEPSRRGLYGGCVGYLDFAGDSDTAIAIRTALLRDGTAYVQAGAGIVADSDPVAEDTECRNKAAAVLRAVHTANRLEPQETNDPAQ, from the coding sequence ATGGACCTCGAGACGTTCCGCAAGCTGGCCACCGACCGCCGCGTCATCCCCGTGACCCGCAAGCTCCTGGCCGACGGCGACACCCCGGTCGGGCTGTACCGCAAGCTCGCCGCCGAACGCCCCGGCACCTTCCTGCTGGAGTCCGCGGAGAACGGCCGCTCCTGGTCCCGCTACTCGTTCGTGGGCGTCCGCAGCGCCGCCACGCTCACCGAGCGGGACGGCCGGGCGCACTGGCTGGGCGAGCCCCCCGTGGGCGTGCCCGTCGACGGCGACCCGCTGGCCGCCCTGCGCGCCACCATCGAGGCCCTGCACACGCCCCATCAGGACGGCATGCCGCCCTTCACCGGCGGCATGGTCGGCTACCTCGGCTACGACATCGTCCGCCGCCTGGAGAAGATCGGGCCCGGCGAGCGGGACGACCTGCGGCTGCCCGAGCTGACCATGCTGCTGACCAGCGACCTCGCGGTGATGGACCACTGGGAGGGCTCCGTCCTGCTGATCGCCAACGCGATCAACCACAACGACCTCGACACCGGCGTCGACGAGGCTTACGCGGACGCCGTGGCCCGCCTCGACGCCATGGAGGCCGACCTCACGCGCGCGGTGGCCCAGCCGCCCGCCGTGCTGCCACCCTCCGAGCTGCCGGAGTACAGCGCGCTGTGGGGCGGCGCCGACTTCCAGGCGGCCGTCGAGGACATCAAGGAGCGCATCCGGGCCGGCGAGGCCTTCCAGGTCGTACCGTCGCAGCGGTTCGAGACGCCCTGCACGGCGAGCGCGCTCGACGTCTACCGGGTGCTCCGGGCGACCAACCCCTCGCCGTACATGTACCTGCTCCGCTTCGACGGCTTCGACGTCGTCGGCTCCTCGCCCGAGGCGCTGGTCAAGGTCGAGGACGGGCAGGCGATGGTGCATCCCATCGCCGGCACCCGGCCCCGGGGCGCCACCCCGCAGGAGGACCAGACGCTGGCCGAGGAGCTGCTCGCCGACCCCAAGGAGCGCGCCGAGCACCTCATGCTGGTCGACCTCGGCCGCAACGACCTCGGACGGGTCTGCGAGCCCGGCTCGGTGGAGGTCGTCGACTTCATGTCCGTCGAGCGGTACTCGCACGTGATGCACATCGTCTCCACGGTCACCGGCCGGGTCGCGGCCGGCCGCACCGCGTTCGACGTGCTGACGGCCTGCTTCCCCGCGGGCACCCTCTCCGGCGCGCCGAAGCCGCGCGCCATGCAGATCATCGACGAACTGGAGCCGTCCCGGCGCGGGTTGTACGGCGGCTGCGTCGGCTACCTCGACTTCGCCGGCGACTCCGACACCGCCATCGCCATCCGCACCGCCCTGCTGCGCGACGGCACCGCGTACGTGCAGGCGGGCGCCGGCATCGTCGCCGACTCCGACCCGGTCGCCGAGGACACGGAGTGCCGCAACAAGGCGGCGGCGGTCCTGCGCGCGGTGCACACGGCGAACCGGCTGGAACCGCAGGAGACGAACGATCCGGCGCAATAG
- the hisI gene encoding phosphoribosyl-AMP cyclohydrolase produces the protein MTSSPPPSSLAPDIAARLKRSADGLLPAIAQQYDTGEVLMLGWMDDEALHRTLTTGRCTYWSRSRQEYWVKGDTSGHVQYVKSVALDCDADTVLVKVDQVGAACHTGARTCFDSDVLPLGQ, from the coding sequence ATGACCAGTAGCCCGCCCCCCAGCAGCCTCGCCCCCGACATCGCCGCGCGCTTGAAGCGCAGCGCCGACGGGCTCCTGCCCGCCATCGCCCAGCAGTACGACACCGGTGAGGTGCTGATGCTGGGCTGGATGGACGACGAGGCCCTGCACCGCACGCTGACGACGGGCCGCTGCACGTACTGGTCGCGCAGCCGCCAGGAGTACTGGGTCAAGGGCGACACCTCGGGACACGTCCAGTACGTGAAGTCCGTCGCCCTGGACTGTGACGCCGACACCGTGCTCGTCAAGGTCGACCAGGTGGGCGCCGCCTGCCACACGGGCGCCCGCACCTGCTTCGATTCCGACGTCCTGCCCCTGGGTCAGTAA
- a CDS encoding TIGR03085 family metal-binding protein, with protein MSTFAKRERLLLADLLETAGPEAPTLCEGWLTRDLAAHVVVRERRPDAAGGVLIKQLAPRLEKVMEEYAAKPYEELIQLIRTGPPRFSPFQLKQIDEVSNTIEFYVHTEDVRRAQSDWTRRELDPVFQDALWSRLERTARLMGRGVPTGLVLRRPDGQTAVAHRGTPVVTVTGEPSELLLYVYGRRDAAKVDVDGDADAIAKLDEGRQLDI; from the coding sequence ATGTCGACCTTTGCCAAGCGTGAACGGCTTCTTCTCGCCGACCTCTTGGAGACCGCCGGTCCGGAGGCGCCGACCCTGTGCGAGGGCTGGCTGACCCGTGACCTGGCCGCGCACGTGGTCGTGCGCGAGCGCCGTCCGGACGCCGCCGGCGGCGTGCTGATCAAGCAGCTCGCGCCCCGCCTGGAGAAGGTGATGGAGGAGTACGCGGCGAAGCCGTACGAGGAGCTGATCCAGCTCATCCGCACCGGACCGCCCCGGTTCTCACCCTTCCAGCTCAAGCAGATCGACGAAGTGTCGAACACGATCGAGTTCTACGTCCACACCGAGGACGTGCGCCGCGCCCAGTCCGACTGGACGCGCCGCGAGCTCGACCCGGTCTTCCAGGACGCCCTGTGGTCCCGGCTGGAGCGCACCGCCCGGCTGATGGGCCGCGGCGTGCCCACGGGCCTGGTGCTGCGCCGCCCCGACGGCCAGACGGCGGTCGCCCACCGCGGCACCCCGGTGGTCACGGTGACGGGTGAGCCGTCCGAGCTGCTGCTGTACGTCTACGGCCGGCGCGACGCCGCCAAGGTGGACGTGGACGGCGACGCGGACGCCATCGCCAAACTGGACGAGGGCAGGCAGCTCGACATCTGA
- the hisF gene encoding imidazole glycerol phosphate synthase subunit HisF: protein MTLAVRVIPCLDVDNGRVVKGVNFQNLRDAGDPVEMAKVYDAEGADELTFLDITASSGNRETTYDVVRRTAEQVFIPLTVGGGVRTAEDVDRLLRAGADKVGVNTAAIARPDLIREIAERFGRQVLVLSVDARRTDSGSFEVTTHGGRRGTGIDAVEWAHRAAELGAGEILLNSMDADGTKDGYDLEMISAVRKHVTVPVIASGGAGRLADFPPAVAAGADAVLAASVFHFGDLRIGEVKATLRAAGHPVR from the coding sequence ATGACCCTGGCGGTCCGAGTCATCCCCTGCCTGGACGTGGACAACGGCCGGGTCGTCAAGGGCGTCAATTTCCAGAACCTGCGCGACGCGGGCGACCCCGTCGAGATGGCCAAGGTGTACGACGCCGAGGGCGCCGACGAGCTGACGTTCCTGGACATCACCGCGTCCTCCGGCAACCGGGAGACCACCTACGACGTGGTGCGCCGCACCGCCGAGCAGGTGTTCATCCCGCTGACGGTCGGCGGCGGCGTGCGCACGGCCGAGGACGTGGACCGGCTGCTGCGCGCGGGCGCCGACAAGGTGGGCGTCAACACGGCGGCCATCGCCCGCCCCGACCTGATCCGGGAGATCGCCGAGCGGTTCGGCCGGCAGGTGCTGGTGCTGTCGGTGGACGCCCGCCGCACCGACTCGGGCTCCTTCGAGGTGACGACCCACGGCGGTCGCCGGGGCACCGGCATCGACGCCGTCGAGTGGGCGCACCGGGCCGCCGAGCTGGGCGCCGGCGAGATCCTGCTCAACTCGATGGACGCGGACGGCACCAAGGACGGCTACGACCTCGAGATGATCTCCGCCGTCCGCAAGCACGTCACCGTGCCGGTGATCGCCTCCGGCGGCGCGGGCCGGCTGGCCGACTTCCCGCCGGCCGTCGCGGCGGGCGCGGACGCCGTCCTCGCGGCCTCGGTGTTCCACTTCGGCGACCTGCGGATCGGCGAGGTGAAGGCGACGCTGCGCGCGGCGGGCCACCCCGTACGCTGA
- a CDS encoding RidA family protein — MTSDAVRRVQSESPWEESFGFSRAVAAGDRILVGGTTAFKGSVLYGEGDPYEQAKVAFTSAIEAIAEFGLGVGSVIRTRMYLTHQRDVDEVGRAHQELFGTVRPVSTLLVVEGFVDPRILVEVEVEACRGAEQS, encoded by the coding sequence ATGACGTCCGATGCCGTACGGCGGGTGCAGAGCGAAAGTCCCTGGGAGGAGTCCTTCGGTTTCTCACGCGCCGTAGCGGCGGGCGACCGGATCCTGGTGGGAGGCACGACGGCCTTCAAGGGCAGCGTGCTGTACGGGGAGGGCGACCCGTACGAGCAGGCCAAGGTGGCCTTCACCAGCGCCATCGAGGCGATCGCCGAGTTCGGGCTCGGTGTGGGGTCCGTGATCCGCACCCGGATGTACCTGACGCATCAACGGGACGTGGACGAGGTGGGCCGGGCCCACCAGGAACTCTTCGGCACGGTGCGCCCGGTGTCCACCCTCCTCGTGGTGGAGGGCTTCGTGGACCCGCGCATCCTGGTCGAAGTCGAAGTAGAGGCATGCAGAGGAGCCGAGCAGTCATGA
- the priA gene encoding bifunctional 1-(5-phosphoribosyl)-5-((5-phosphoribosylamino)methylideneamino)imidazole-4-carboxamide isomerase/phosphoribosylanthranilate isomerase PriA, translating into MAKLELLPAVDVRDGQAVRLVHGESGTETSYGSPLEAALTWQRAGAEWLHLVDLDAAFGTGDNRALIAEVARAMDIKVELSGGIRDDDTLAAALATGCTRVNLGTAALETPEWVAQVIAEHGDKIAVGLDVRGTTLRGRGWTRDGGDLYETLERLDKEGCARYVVTDIAKDGTLQGPNLELLRNVCAATDRPVVASGGVSSLDDLRAIAELAPLGVEGAIVGKALYAKAFTLEEALEATS; encoded by the coding sequence ATGGCCAAGCTCGAACTCCTCCCCGCCGTCGACGTCCGCGACGGCCAGGCCGTCCGCCTCGTGCACGGCGAGTCCGGCACGGAGACCTCCTACGGCTCCCCCCTGGAGGCCGCCCTCACCTGGCAGCGGGCGGGCGCCGAGTGGCTGCACCTGGTCGACCTGGACGCCGCCTTCGGCACCGGCGACAACCGCGCGCTGATCGCCGAGGTCGCGAGGGCGATGGACATCAAGGTGGAGCTGTCCGGCGGCATCCGCGACGACGACACCCTCGCCGCCGCCCTCGCCACCGGCTGCACCCGCGTGAACCTCGGCACCGCGGCCCTGGAGACCCCCGAGTGGGTCGCCCAGGTCATCGCCGAGCACGGCGACAAGATCGCCGTCGGTCTCGACGTCCGCGGCACGACCCTGCGCGGACGCGGCTGGACCCGGGACGGCGGTGACCTCTACGAGACGCTGGAGCGCCTCGACAAGGAGGGCTGCGCCCGGTACGTCGTCACCGACATCGCCAAGGACGGCACCCTGCAGGGCCCCAACCTGGAGCTGCTGAGGAACGTGTGCGCGGCGACCGACCGCCCGGTCGTGGCCTCCGGCGGGGTCTCCTCGCTGGACGACCTGCGGGCCATCGCCGAGCTCGCGCCGCTCGGTGTCGAGGGCGCGATCGTCGGGAAGGCGCTGTACGCGAAGGCGTTCACCCTGGAAGAGGCCCTGGAGGCCACCTCTTGA